A stretch of DNA from Brevibacillus ruminantium:
GTGCCTCGCCGATCTTGCGACAGGCAGGGCGCACCGGAACGGCTACATGCTTCAGATGCATGCCGATCAGCGTATCGCCAATGTCAATCCCCGCATGCGCCTGAACATACTCAACGACGACAGCATCCGTCAGCTTTTCAAAGGCATGGGCAGCCATGGAGCCGCCCGCGCTCGGCACGGGAATGACCGAGACTTCCTCGAAGCCGCTGCGCTCCATAACCGCTCTTTCGATGACGAGCGCTCTGTTTAAATGTTCACAACATTGAAATGCCAGAGAGAACCCCTTCTCTTCAGCGACGGAGAAAATGCCGCGAAACAGAGCCTCTGCCACTTCTTTGCTGCCCGCTTTTCCAATGTGTTTGCCTGCCACTTCACTGGTGCTGCAACCAATGACAAGGAGCTGGCCAGGCCGAAGCTGCGCCAGGCCAGCCACCTCGGAAACAACCTCTCTCGCTTGCTGTTCAATCAAGAGCAGGTCCACTTTATTTCACTCCCGCATGCCGGGTTTCAATTCCGGCAATTTTTTCGAGTCGGCGTTCGTGACGGCCGCCTTGAAATTCAGTCTCCAGCCAAATCTTGACGATGTCCAGAGCCAGTCCAGGGCCGATGACGCGCTCGCCCATCGCCAGCACATTGGAGTTATTGTGCTCGCGGGTAGCCCTTGCAGAGAAGGTATCATGGACCAAGGCACAGCGGATGCCTGGTACTTTGTTCGCTGCAATCGACATGCCGATACCCGTGCCGCAGACCAAGATCCCACGCTCACATTCTCCGGCAGCAACCATTTCCGCCACGGGCTGCGCGTAGTCCGGGTAGTCTACAGAGTCCTCGCAGGTACAGCCGACATCCACGACGTCTACATTCATCGTCGCCAGCAGCCCTTTGATTTCCTCTTTCAATTTATATCCGCCGTGATCTGAACCGATGGCCACTTTCATCGCTATCCCTCGCTTGTGCGTAATCTGCTACCATTATACCTTAGAAAGCACACAGTAAAAAGTGAACATTTTCACGAAATTTATCAAAAATGTTCGTCCTATACGATGGTGATTCACCACGTACGGACGACAATCCATGTCCTATCTCTTTTGCTCTCCCTTTTCCAGCTGGGCCCAAAGCCTGTCCAGCAAATGATCCAATTCTTGGGCACAGCGGCGATACTCCTCAACTGACCCGCCAAACGGGTCGGCAATATCCCCCAGTCCTTCTACACCGACGAACTCCATGAGGGTGTAGACCTTCGACTGTGCATCAGGGAAATAGTTCACAACCAGCGACTTGTGACTGCCTGTCATCGTCAGGATCACATCGGCCCAGTTGATTAATTCACTGTTTACTCGCGATGCCTGATGATCGTGCGTAATGCCGTACTCCTCCATCACCTCGACGGCTTGTGGAGAAGCTGGCTGCC
This window harbors:
- a CDS encoding TIGR01440 family protein translates to MDLLLIEQQAREVVSEVAGLAQLRPGQLLVIGCSTSEVAGKHIGKAGSKEVAEALFRGIFSVAEEKGFSLAFQCCEHLNRALVIERAVMERSGFEEVSVIPVPSAGGSMAAHAFEKLTDAVVVEYVQAHAGIDIGDTLIGMHLKHVAVPVRPACRKIGEAHVTAARTRPKLIGGSRAVYERTAPNQSCT
- the rpiB gene encoding ribose 5-phosphate isomerase B, which encodes MKVAIGSDHGGYKLKEEIKGLLATMNVDVVDVGCTCEDSVDYPDYAQPVAEMVAAGECERGILVCGTGIGMSIAANKVPGIRCALVHDTFSARATREHNNSNVLAMGERVIGPGLALDIVKIWLETEFQGGRHERRLEKIAGIETRHAGVK
- a CDS encoding low molecular weight protein arginine phosphatase, translating into MKRILFVCTGNTCRSPMAEALFRARVKAAGSEWEVRSAGVAAYDGQPASPQAVEVMEEYGITHDHQASRVNSELINWADVILTMTGSHKSLVVNYFPDAQSKVYTLMEFVGVEGLGDIADPFGGSVEEYRRCAQELDHLLDRLWAQLEKGEQKR